In one Aeromicrobium erythreum genomic region, the following are encoded:
- a CDS encoding glycoside hydrolase family 16 protein, with product MRRRVLLVVVLLALAAGLLVTVRLVGPGGGLSDAPTADAVPCRTGDVDRLDLSDPAQGRLAWHDEFSGTRVDPDRWTVRDDTTLSFDQARIRADAVEVRGGRLRITARSDPAGDTSGERPVSTGYLDTIGHFAQQHGRWEVRARLPVEPGRSRALWPAFWLRASDLPGEIDVVEAWGTPTSRQRSAMSEQYAWTVHEDTTAPPGYRRVGGWGRAAEPLADGFHTYAVDWTPGCLRFSLDGRTTGFVDLDREPRLRRALDGPVDIRLNLQVGSSYWGRLDPERPGTTGLPATFEIDHVRVFRPRPARD from the coding sequence GTGCGTCGCAGGGTCCTGCTCGTCGTGGTGCTGCTCGCCCTCGCGGCGGGTCTGCTCGTGACGGTGCGGCTGGTCGGGCCGGGAGGCGGCCTTTCCGACGCACCGACCGCCGACGCGGTGCCCTGCCGGACCGGCGACGTCGACCGGCTCGACCTCTCCGACCCTGCGCAGGGTCGGCTCGCGTGGCACGACGAGTTCTCCGGCACCCGCGTCGACCCCGACCGCTGGACGGTCCGCGACGACACGACGCTGTCCTTCGACCAGGCCCGCATCCGGGCCGACGCCGTCGAGGTGCGCGGCGGGCGCCTGCGCATCACCGCCCGGTCCGACCCGGCCGGCGACACCTCCGGCGAGCGTCCCGTCAGCACGGGCTACCTCGACACGATCGGCCACTTCGCCCAGCAGCACGGACGGTGGGAGGTGCGGGCTCGGCTCCCCGTCGAGCCCGGCCGCTCGCGGGCGCTCTGGCCGGCCTTCTGGCTGCGGGCCTCCGACCTGCCCGGCGAGATCGACGTCGTCGAGGCGTGGGGCACCCCCACCTCCCGGCAGCGGAGCGCGATGTCCGAGCAGTACGCCTGGACCGTCCACGAGGACACCACCGCCCCTCCCGGGTACCGGCGGGTCGGCGGCTGGGGGCGGGCCGCGGAGCCGCTCGCCGACGGCTTCCACACCTACGCGGTCGACTGGACGCCCGGCTGCCTGCGGTTCTCGCTCGACGGCCGCACGACGGGCTTCGTCGACCTCGACCGCGAGCCGCGCCTGCGCCGAGCGCTCGACGGTCCGGTCGACATCCGGCTCAACCTGCAGGTCGGCAGCAGCTACTGGGGCCGCCTCGATCCCGAGCGCCCGGGCACCACCGGGCTCCCGGCCACCTTCGAGATCGACCACGTCCGGGTCTT
- a CDS encoding RNA polymerase sigma factor: MSARASGVELDDAHLLSLARDGDDDAYAELFRRYRPVALRLARRLGAPTEAEDTVSEAFAQVLGQLRRGLGPERAFRAYVLTSVRHEAARRGRLRQRVQPTDDLATIDTAVPFGHGQLDTFERDLVRSAFASLPERWRTVLWYLDVEGLKPHEVSDRLGLTANGVSALVYRARAGLREAYLAQHVAADGVEASDECRQLRPRLASLVRRTVGMREQKRIHVHLEACPSCMASYLELEDVNARVVAPQQAVAGVRA; the protein is encoded by the coding sequence ATGTCTGCGCGCGCGTCCGGCGTAGAGCTGGACGACGCGCACCTGCTGTCCCTCGCGCGGGACGGCGACGACGACGCCTATGCCGAGCTGTTCCGCCGGTACCGGCCCGTGGCCCTGCGCCTCGCCCGGCGCCTCGGCGCACCGACCGAGGCCGAAGACACCGTGTCCGAGGCGTTCGCCCAGGTGCTCGGCCAGCTCCGCCGCGGTCTCGGTCCCGAGCGTGCCTTCCGCGCGTACGTGCTGACCTCGGTCCGCCACGAGGCCGCCCGACGGGGACGGCTGCGCCAGCGCGTCCAGCCGACGGACGACCTCGCGACGATCGACACCGCGGTGCCGTTCGGGCACGGACAGCTCGACACGTTCGAGCGCGACCTCGTCCGGTCCGCCTTCGCGTCGCTGCCCGAGCGCTGGCGCACGGTGCTCTGGTACCTCGACGTCGAAGGACTCAAGCCGCACGAGGTCAGCGACCGGCTCGGTCTCACGGCCAACGGCGTCTCCGCGCTCGTGTACCGCGCCCGCGCCGGGCTCCGCGAGGCCTACCTCGCGCAGCACGTCGCCGCCGACGGCGTCGAGGCCAGCGACGAGTGCCGTCAGCTGCGTCCCCGGCTCGCGTCGCTCGTGCGGCGCACCGTCGGCATGCGCGAGCAGAAGCGCATCCACGTCCACCTCGAGGCTTGCCCGTCCTGCATGGCCAGCTACCTCGAGCTCGAGGACGTCAACGCCCGCGTCGTGGCCCCGCAGCAGGCCGTCGCCGGCGTCCGCGCCTGA